NNNNNNNNNNNNNNNNNNNNNNNNNNNNNNNNNNNNNNNNNNNNNNNNNNNNNNNNNNNNNNNNNNNNNNNNNNNNNNNNNNNNNNNNNNNNNNNNNNNNNNNNNNNNNNNNNNNNNNNNNNNNNNNNNNNNNNNNNNNNNNNNNNNNNNNNNNNNNNNNNNNNNNNNNNNNNNNNNNNNNNNNNNNNNNNNNNNNNNNNNNNNNNNNNNNNNNNNNNNNNNNNNNNNNNNNNNNNNNNNNNNNNNNNNNNNNNNNNNNNNNNNNNNNNNNNNNNNNNNNNNNNNNNNNNNNNNNNNNNNNNNNNNNNNNNNNNNNNNNNNNNNNNNNNNNNNNNNNNNNNNNNNNNNNNNNNNNNNNNNNNNNNNNNNNNNNNNNNNNNNNNNNNNNNNNNNNNNNNNNNNNNNNNNNNNNNNNNNNNNNNNNNNNNNNNNNNNNNNNNNNNNNNNNNNNNNNNNNNNNNNNNNNNNNNNNNNNNNNNNNNNNNNNNNNNNNNNNNNNNNNNNNNNNNNNNNNNNNNNNNNNNNNNNNNNNNNNNNNNNNNNNNNNNNNNNNNNGGGGacggagggggggggtgggggaagagattgAGGATAGGTTGAGGGACGAGAGTGAGAgtggaatgtgggggaggggagtgaggaATGGGTTAGGGAGACAAATGGAGTCTGATTTGTTGAGGTCCGTGCATGAAGGAACAGCCCTCAGTGAGGTAACAGTCATGGTGTCCACTGTCCAACCAATCAGAACCATTTTTACTCCTATAGTAGAAATTGTTGTTCTCTTGGggatttggtattcttgtgattGTGTCCTGCCTCCAGTCGCCTCGGGCTCCAATCCACCAATCAGATCATGGAAGGAGCTGGATGGGAAACGTTCAAAGGGCTTTCAGATGTGATTGGCCAAGATTGTGATAGGTTAAAGTGAGCTTTGGGAACACACACTTGGGAGCTCGGAGGAATCTTATGGGATTAGATGGAATGTGGTGTGATCTGTTGGAATCTGGCGGGGCCTGGTGGAATCTGGTGGGGTCTGGGAATCTGGTGGGATCTGTTGGAGTCTGATGGGGCCTGGTAGATTCTGGTGCGGCCTGGTGGAGTCTGGTGGGATCTGGTGGGGCCTGGTGGGATCTAGTGGGATCTGGTGGGGCCTGGTGGAGTCTGGTGGGGTCTGGTGGGATCTCTTTACCTTCGATGATGATCTTTGCCGAGTCGAAGGCTTCTCCGAAGGTATTGCTGATGGAGATGGTGTATTTTCCCAGATCAGAGAGTGTCCCATCCCTAACCACCAACGCTACGACATCAGGGTCCTCAAACATATAGCGGTACTTGGGCCCATCCTTCAGCTCCTGCCCGTCCTTGAACCAGCGGATGAGGGGGTCAGGGAAGGCACTGACCCTGCAATCCAGCCTTGCTGCACTGCCCTCGATCAGCACCACATCCTTCAGCTCTTTCAGGATCCTCGGTGGGCCCTTCTCCCGCAGCTCCTGCCGGGACCTGGATAAGACGGGAAGGCAGGATGAAGGGAGGACATTATCGAATAACCAATCACCGTGCCTGTTTACAGCTAGGTGGGCTGGCCAAATTATCCCCGAGGGAGGAACACTCTGACCCCTGAGGGAGTTACACGCTGAACCCCCCAGGGaattacagagtgacccctgagAGGATTAACACTGACTGGGATCTGCCGCA
This DNA window, taken from Chiloscyllium plagiosum isolate BGI_BamShark_2017 unplaced genomic scaffold, ASM401019v2 scaf_11322, whole genome shotgun sequence, encodes the following:
- the LOC122546890 gene encoding SPEG neighbor protein-like; protein product: MSKAAPAKKAAPPPGCTIDINDPKVQDAAIKIQASYRGHRSRQELREKGPPRILKELKDVVLIEGSAARLDCRVSAFPDPLIRWFKDGQELKDGPKYRYMFEDPDVVALVVRDGTLSDLGKYTISISNTFGEAFDSAKIIIEGKEIPPDPTRLHQAPPDPTRSHQAPPDPTRLHQAAPESTRPHQTPTDPTRFPDPTRFHQAPPDSNRSHHIPSNPIRFLRAPKYSREDSFMLFNLSSQGNAVVRIQFTDACNWLLHGLELKIETQQVKERHITEVIVINPNLEVQDN